From Calothrix sp. PCC 6303, a single genomic window includes:
- a CDS encoding serine/threonine protein kinase → MAWDKDKQLQGGKYTIEEVRRRGRFSITYLARNIQGNLVIIKTLDDVLIHQPGFQDLQESFVKEAVQLSSCKHPNIVKLLELPFLEDKLRCLALEYIDGEDLQRRSQNLLPEAKALKYIRQIGLALEVVHQNNLVHRDVKPANIMIRGGSSDAVLIDFGLARGFDYKKLSVSADQVAEPGYTPPELYSQTVEIGAYTDIYSLAATLYNLLTGQIPTNAKERLQNNTPLKEPQEWNPQISDKTNSAILRAMEMKCEKRPQSIQAWFDLLGLQPPSVVVDTGGDKLAKIQTRYAILAFWLGVAALVVTIVGIFTGIFGNEIKERFIKPSPQPTNTSVPNKP, encoded by the coding sequence ATGGCTTGGGATAAAGATAAGCAACTACAAGGTGGGAAGTATACGATCGAAGAGGTACGCAGACGAGGACGTTTCAGTATTACCTATCTTGCCAGAAATATTCAGGGAAATTTAGTTATTATTAAAACCCTTGATGATGTGTTGATACATCAACCTGGTTTTCAGGATTTGCAAGAAAGCTTTGTCAAAGAAGCAGTGCAATTATCTAGCTGCAAACATCCCAATATTGTGAAGCTTTTAGAACTGCCATTTCTAGAGGATAAATTGCGCTGTTTGGCACTGGAATACATTGATGGGGAAGATTTACAAAGAAGATCCCAAAATCTTCTCCCAGAAGCAAAAGCACTCAAATACATCCGGCAAATTGGGTTAGCTTTGGAAGTTGTACATCAAAATAATTTGGTACATCGGGATGTCAAACCAGCGAATATTATGATTCGTGGTGGTTCCAGCGATGCAGTATTAATCGATTTTGGTTTAGCACGGGGATTTGATTACAAAAAATTAAGCGTCAGTGCCGATCAAGTGGCAGAACCCGGTTACACACCGCCAGAATTGTACTCCCAAACGGTGGAAATTGGAGCCTATACGGATATTTATTCCCTCGCAGCGACACTTTACAACCTGCTGACGGGACAAATACCAACCAATGCTAAAGAACGCTTGCAAAATAATACACCGCTAAAAGAACCGCAAGAATGGAATCCCCAAATTAGCGACAAAACCAATTCCGCGATTCTCCGAGCGATGGAAATGAAGTGCGAAAAGCGTCCTCAATCTATTCAAGCATGGTTCGATCTACTCGGATTGCAGCCTCCCTCTGTTGTAGTTGATACAGGAGGTGACAAACTCGCTAAAATACAAACAAGATACGCAATCCTAGCTTTTTGGTTGGGTGTAGCTGCATTGGTTGTTACCATAGTTGGTATTTTTACAGGGATTTTTGGGAACGAAATTAAAGAAAGATTTATCAAACCGTCACCGCAACCAACAAACACATCAGTACCAAATAAGCCTTAA
- the malQ gene encoding 4-alpha-glucanotransferase — MPFPRSSGILLHPTSFPSRFGIGDLGYPARSFIDFLKNSDQQYWQVLPLGPTGYGNSPYMCYSAMAGNPFLISPDLLKEQNLLADWDFGNLPDFSIEKVNYEQAITIKVRLLKLAFENFKNLATPEQRQDFAVFCEAKAYWLDDYALFMALKDAHQGASWYQWETKYAKRKPEAIEAATQELSDDIFYYKFLQFEFFLQWSQLKDYANEHSIKIIGDIPIYVAHDSADVWSNPDIFCLNEKTGEVELMAGVPPDYFSATGQLWGNPVYHWEELEKQDFAWWVKRFEAMLDYVDIIRIDHFRGFEAFWAVPRGEETAENGKWMKASGDQLFETIRDKLGKLPVLAEDLGIITPDVEALRDKFEFPGMKVLQFAFGSDPGNEFLPFNYGRNSVVYTGTHDNDTTIGWFNTASDHEKYNLELYLGGISNDGVHWDLIRMALSSIANQAIIPFQDILSLGGEARMNFPGKPEGNWEWRYHPDSLSDGLCDRLQNLTRIYGRAPRRRTTEEKS; from the coding sequence ATGCCTTTTCCTAGATCCAGCGGTATTCTGCTACACCCAACAAGTTTTCCCAGTCGTTTCGGAATTGGGGATTTGGGTTATCCAGCCCGGAGTTTTATTGATTTTCTCAAAAATAGTGACCAGCAATATTGGCAGGTGTTGCCATTGGGACCGACAGGTTACGGAAACTCTCCGTATATGTGTTACTCGGCGATGGCGGGAAATCCTTTTTTAATCAGCCCAGATTTGCTAAAGGAACAAAATTTACTGGCTGATTGGGATTTCGGTAATTTACCAGATTTTTCGATTGAAAAGGTAAATTACGAACAAGCTATTACTATTAAAGTTAGATTGTTAAAGCTGGCTTTTGAGAATTTTAAAAATCTGGCAACACCAGAACAACGCCAAGATTTTGCTGTTTTTTGCGAAGCTAAGGCATATTGGTTAGATGATTATGCTTTGTTTATGGCGCTCAAAGATGCCCATCAAGGTGCTAGTTGGTATCAGTGGGAGACAAAGTATGCCAAGCGCAAACCAGAAGCTATTGAGGCAGCTACTCAGGAACTGAGTGATGATATTTTCTATTACAAATTTCTGCAATTTGAGTTTTTCTTACAGTGGTCACAACTCAAAGATTATGCCAATGAACATAGTATTAAAATTATTGGTGATATACCTATTTATGTAGCACACGATAGTGCTGATGTGTGGTCAAATCCAGATATATTTTGTTTGAATGAAAAGACTGGTGAAGTTGAATTAATGGCTGGTGTGCCACCTGACTACTTTAGTGCAACTGGTCAACTTTGGGGAAATCCAGTTTACCACTGGGAAGAGTTGGAAAAACAAGATTTTGCTTGGTGGGTGAAGCGCTTTGAGGCGATGCTGGATTATGTTGATATTATTCGCATTGATCATTTTCGCGGATTTGAAGCTTTTTGGGCTGTTCCCCGTGGGGAAGAAACGGCGGAAAATGGTAAATGGATGAAGGCATCTGGAGATCAATTATTTGAAACTATCCGCGATAAGTTGGGAAAACTACCTGTTTTAGCTGAAGATTTGGGGATTATTACACCCGATGTGGAAGCTTTGCGAGATAAGTTTGAGTTTCCAGGGATGAAAGTCTTGCAGTTTGCTTTTGGTTCGGATCCTGGTAATGAGTTTTTACCGTTTAATTATGGACGAAATTCGGTTGTTTATACTGGAACCCATGACAATGACACTACAATTGGGTGGTTTAATACAGCTAGTGATCATGAAAAATACAATTTGGAATTATATCTAGGTGGCATTAGTAACGATGGTGTCCATTGGGATTTAATTCGTATGGCATTAAGTTCCATTGCCAACCAAGCAATTATTCCCTTTCAGGATATTTTATCCTTGGGTGGAGAAGCGCGAATGAATTTTCCAGGAAAACCAGAAGGTAACTGGGAATGGAGATATCACCCAGATAGCCTCAGCGATGGTTTATGCGATCGCTTACAGAATCTAACTAGGATATATGGACGCGCACCCCGTCGGCGAACTACTGAAGAAAAATCTTAA